AGAAGACGAATCTGCGGCGGCATCTTTGATTAGGGTCCAAAGCAGAGGCTGCAGCTAGTGCTATCACAATCGACGTGGATGGCTTTCTTGCACACGACAGCAACGTCTTCTTCGCCGGAGCACTGGATGACACTGATTGGGGTTAGTTGTGGGAGAGAAGACGACTAGAGCGGGAGAGATGCGAAAATTGCCGCCATGCAGAGGAAGCTCGCCAGTCGCCAACAATCAGTATGAAACTGGAGAAGTGAAATACGATGGTGAAAACTGAACATCAGGTGAAATGgtaaatttttgaattcatcAGTGTAATTACGATATAAATTGGGTAATTAGGTAGatgagttttaaaaaatttggatttttaaattcaatctattaagagttggcagaagttgaTTGAAcctaattaattacttaacgaAATTCTTTATATATGCTAGACAAATTGTTCAGGATTGTTACTAGCAAAACGTGGTTTATATAATGTATTTTTCTAGTAACATTTTTTTCATTGAGAATACAAAAAGATTTCTGTCAGAAAAAATACAGATAGTTATATAGGTTATTTTGTTTAAGGTGTCGGTAAATGTGAcacttatttttatatcatatattttcctttttattgcATCATTAAGAAACAAGACATAAACAAACACAGATACACAATATTAgttcttttaataataaggaaagcAATATAACTAGATAATTAATATACATCAACCATTATTCATCCGCCATTATTATTTATAGGAGTTCAGCTAAAtaattgcaagaaatattttCAGATTTTATTACTAATCACTTCATAATTTTATAGTGTGAACTTTCCGTTATATCATCCATTAAACACAATAAGTTTTCCGCCATAGGTGCATAAGTAGTGCACAAGCTACTCCGTCCTgagttatatataatattagaataaacacgcaaattaattttttttaaaatttagatcgAACACTTtggtttttaataaatttttattttttaaaaattttcgaaaattaattaatctcGTTGGACAAACTGATGGAGTAATTTATTATGTAGTAATATATTTTAGAACATGATTgtcttataataaaatttattaggaacttattttttcaatttacatattaaaattttaattaaaaatggtAGAAAGATCAATTTATTCGacggattaatttttaaaaacttctaaagaataaatatttggtctaaatttttttaggactagtttaaatatttattctaaTATTTATGAAGTGCCATCTAAGGATAGAGATGGAAACAtgtaactaattaataaagtaaTCATGTCCCAATAATTGATGATAGGATGATATTGGCTTTATTAGTTAACTACGCCAGGCACGGTGAATAGCGGCCAAGATTTGGAGGCCACACACCTCGCCGCCGCAAAGCATGCTGGGAAAAGCAGAACTCCTTTGCGTGCCACGATCATCAGCGGCGACTCCACCAAAAACGCCGCCATCGCCTATGTGAGGCACGGTAAATAGCGGCGAAGATCTGGAGGCCACACACCTCGCCGCCGCGAAATATGCTGGGAAAGCAGAACTCCTTCGCGTGCCTTATCATCAGCGGCGACTCCATCACAAAACGCCGTCAGGTGAGGATCCAATCTTAAGCAATCTAATTTTTGTTttgccccctttttttttataaacctgAGTTGATTCCCCCCAAATTTCAAGAAAACCCGCGAAGAGGATAACTGGTAGCCCGCGAAGCACACCCATTGCTGCAATTCCAAAACAAGGTTGTGAAGGCAGGACTCCTTCGTGGGCCACAAATCAGCGGCGATTGCATCACAAAACGCCACCAGGTGAGGATTTGTTAACTCAATTTCTCCTTTCCGCCTTTTTAAGTTCTCCTATAAATTCTATTTCATTCTTCCCCAAATTAACCAGAACCCCGCGAAGAGTCATTGGAAGCACGCGAACTCTGCTGCCGTCGCTGCTCCACTGCGAAGGTGCTGCCGATCCTGGGTCCTCTGCCCGCCTTGCACGAAACTGTTGAGCCACCCTCCACCGTTCGCTATCCTGAGCTATCGCGGCCTCTTCCTGTCCCTGGTGAGTTCTAACATTTTGAGCTTTCATTCGTGTTTTCACTCTTGGTTCGAAATTTTGGATTAACATATTGTAATGCAACCTTGTCTCCCTGATAGAGCATGCCTTGTTTAATTAGAACCTAAAGATGAAAAAAAGTCGAGTTAATATTAACCTTGCTTCACCACGAAAATTAATATCCATGCAAGTTTTGAGTTCTTAAGTAATTTTCAAGCACAAGGATAACATATATCAAGTTTTAGAACTAATATAACTCATATATAGAACCCTAAGAActaaacaaaaagagaaaaaaagagattaattttcaaaattaagcaTCTATTTAATCTAAATAACTGTCTATACTCATACAAGCAACGTTATGATTATTAAAACAAGCTATACTAATTGATTAAGTGATATTAGTAGTGATtagtttacttatttatttaattaaattttaaaatttaaattttattttatgcataaattaataataaatttttaaataaaattttgacccacaaatttaaaaattaatatttaatttatcagACTAAAAAACACgttaaaaaaaacatgcaatgatgtgtgtgtttggattacagtttgcaaaccagagtttgcataaaattgattttgtaaaattgattttgatgataaGTTAGTTTGGGTtaacgtgatttatgtttggtatctttatatcaaaattgattatagtaaaataaatgttgtttggattatactatttaaaatcacttttagatgaaaaattactaaaatagacatcaatTTTATATACATGCAAAATcagaatactataaaaaataatataaaaaatatttatcatataaataaaataaatacaataaaaaataaaaatataaaggagagtactataaattttataatgtcacacaaaaagaaaatattctataattttttttagtatcgtcagtactctttaatttagtattattttagactataaatttttattatttatgactctattgttacttataattaattttttatttattttgtcctttttttataggatcataatttatattattcaaaattttgataataaacgtagtatataataattacaattacaattacaaattttacaaattcagaataaaaaataaaaaaattaatacaaaacaaaaatagagtacatcaaagaatagaaaaaaattatacagaTAAAAAATACAGGAAGAACTACAAAGAATGACTGTGAAGATAATAGTTACTAGTATCATTCttatagaagaaaatgaagggtagggttggtaaaaaaaatattttagcttCTCCTAAACATGAAACGTGAAACGTGAAACGCAGAAGCTACAAATTTGAGCTTCTTCTAAACGTGGGTTCAGAGGCAGAATCAATTCTGCGTTCACAAAgataaaaattgccaaacatcAAAGTGAAACTTTCAAGAAGGTCAAACGGGCTTCTCTCCTCCTCAATGTGTTTGCCAAACACACCCGATGAAGAGTTTGGGTGTCCACAAATATTATCACAGGTACGGCCAATGACAGCTAAGAGCTAGCGTCTGCTCATAAATATTATTCAATTGGCTACTTCGCTTCTCATTTATGTTACTCTTCCCACATGATTTTGGATTAGGGTACTACTCATCATCATACGCTTTCGTATACTACTACTACATACACCACTAATAATATACTctcattatttttgttggtttggtTTTTTTAGGAAAggaatttattattctttttggtGATAAGAGAAtaagacaattttttttaatactagTATTAAAATATGTAACAACTAAGAACTAGGAATCTAGATTGATCCATATTTGGGACCTACAACCTTTCTGTATTGTTTGTTAGATGTTAATTCATCCTCAACGATTGTTGTTACATACTTTGAAGTTGAAATGCATAATCCTTAGTAcatgattataattaattaatttcatagAGAATAATAATgctaataaaacaaaattttgtacACAAATTAGAACAAAACACATGTTTAGTTAACCCAAGTGGAACCTAATGGACCTCAGGCTTAGACCACTAATTAagattctaatttattaaataaagtaGTTCAAAACTTGTTCAACTAGATTTACCTATGTTGAAGATTAGTATTAGTATTTTTCCTTTCGAAGTTTAAAATCtggaaaagaaaactaaaaaaggaaaataaaacttttatcaagttttctacaaaaaaaaaaaaaaaacgaagaaaggGTATGATCAGTAGGTTGAAAATCTACCATTTAAAACTCTTAATCATATATATgtaatgaaattttaattttcaggtAGGAGAACCAATAAAAGTACAGTAATTATAATAACAAGGACATAAATTAATTACACATACCCCACTAAATATAATTCATATATAGTTCTATCAGAGTGTCTTTCTCATTCTATTAAATTTGGTGAATATACATCTATCTAAATATGGTAGTAGTTGCATATTAGATTGTTTGTTTACTCTACTCGACATtcattttctattaaaattaaaaggttTTGATGTGGATATTTTGTACGTGGCAATGTTTAACTTGTGTATGGTGAATAATGATGTAGATTGCTTTGACGATAATTCTTATAATAGCCGTCCcgattaattttttagtttagtttaccTAAACTTAACTTatatgttattaattaaaaCTTTAGATATTAagttttgtttttatctttaatatttagggtgaaaattaaaatttttctctaattttttaaaaataatttttaatattaaatttaatgttaaaatcattctttcgaacataataattatttaaataatataaataccATTTTTCTATTGTGTTAACCCACTTACTATTTCCAATCACAATCCTTTTCAATTAAagcagaaataaaagaaaagaagagaataaaaaaaacacagaaaacaataaaagagagaaaaaaagggaataaaaataaagaagagaaaTGTGACGGCAGAAAAGAGTGCAggaaaggaaaggaagagaaaGGGAGGTGATAGCAGAAAAAAGTGTGTTTATTACCGTCACGTCGTGAAAGAGAGTTGACAATGTAAAAGAGTAAAATTGCTGCTGTCGTGTTGTAATTAGGGGGCGGCAAACGGGCCGAGATCTGTTGTGCCGGCTCGAGTAATCCACCAAAAAAGGTGAGTTGGGCTAAATATTTGAAACTGCCAAATTTAAAAAGTCCGCCTAACTCGTACTGCCTAATCTGTGGAATTTTGCAGGCTTTAGCGGGGCAGGGCAGGCTTCCCCAGTGGACCAGACGTTTTGTTGGTTAGggtcgattttttttttttacaattttttatgaTGTTATTGATCTACAAGAGGATAAAGATGATAATTGAATATgttttaagttatattttggattatgttttatatttgattgattataaacttgaagatgtttaattatatattttggacaatgtttattttattttggacaatattagttttattattttgttttaaaaaaactgatttatgattatatttattacatatttataattataaagactttACTGTTTatgaatttagaaattataatttttttatgtctttacaaattataaatttattgaaagaGACGGGGGAGAAATTTAGGACTGCCTCACTAGGTGGGGAGGGGCGGAATGGAGTAGGCTTCCCCGTTTGCCACTTCTAGTCGTAACTAAGATGGTAGCAACTTCTATCGGCATCAAGTTCCATCACCGTTGTTGAGTTCCTAGTGATGAGGGGCTCTGctcttcctcctctctctctatGGCTTATTCCTCTTCTCAACCACAACTATTAAGACAACGACAATGGCTTTCCGCGtcgttgctttttctttctcttccttttccACCGTCTCTATTTCTCACcctctctttttctatctctACTTCTCTCTTAGCCGAActcacatttttcttttctttaatcgCGATGGCGACGGACGACAGCAACACTACCTCTCTCCATTGTTGTCTCcttattctcttttttctttctctcattttttttttctaatttttttctcttttttctatttttctttcttccttcatGTATGTATGTGTATTGGGTGTGAATTTAAGAAATTAGAGTTATGACAATGTAGATATGTAGTGGTAATGGTGAAATAAGAGGTATGTCAGTAGGTGCACGGTGAAAGATGATGGTAGTAGTGCGAATAATTTGAGTGAGAAAGGTGAAAGAAAGAGATGATGACGAAGggtatttttgtttaaaaattagaaaaaagattattttaaaacaaaattcaatgttaaaaatgattttaaatacaaaattttttttaaaataatttcaatttttatcccAAATCTTAAAGATGAGAGAAATATATAACaccttaaaatttattatgcatgtaattgtttttaattaaatcactTAAAGGTACTTAGATATTCAAATAAAGAGCttgatttaataaaaaagaaaaaaaaagccaaaagaAACTAAAAGTTTGCACAAGGGGGGTTTTGTTTTGATGTTTGCTCCTAACCAAAAAATTAGCATTTTAACTGAATGAAACaatattaattagttaaatttatgtatgtatatattaaagCTCAAGTTTTAAGGAGGATTATAATCCGTATAAATCCTTTAAATTTATCCATAGTGAAAATTTAGAATTCTCTTTGACATTACAATATAAACTATATATTGTTGATTTTGACTGCTACTTAATAAATTGTTGTTACATAATTTAACTTTTTAGTAATAATTAGAATAACCATTATAAAATGGTCAATCAATTTGAGCGATTTGCAATATCGTTATTTTTTGGATTTGAGTTTAAAAGGTAAAGTTGCGGCAGTTTATtaccttcattttcttttaaaaatttgtgaCAATTTAAAACCGTCGTAACTATTTCATACATGAcatgatattaaaaaaaaatcataaaagattaggctaaaaaatattttataatgtaaattaatttctttttccatCATATTTATCCactcttcatatttttcattttttttattaaaatttcttGAAGTAAATGGAtacaattataaatttataacatAAAGCACAAAACTTTACTTCGAGTATAAAATaatctctcttttaatttgttctttAATTGAATTTAGGTGTTTAGTCATTTTGTTCATAAAAATATAggaagaattttttattaaaatgtttttataacaaaaaacataaaaaataaatatattgacaATCAAATAAAATTGTTGTCTGCTTTTCttccacttttttatttttaatattggattAACAATGGTGTTTTTCTAAAATGTGATCTAAtgtgatatttttctaaaatgtgGGATGGTTTAATGTACGGAGTACAAATAGGACCGTCCGATTTTTAAGAGGTacagaaatcggaccgtccgatttttaggtacacaaatcggaccgtccgatttgtgttgaaaaaattaaaaaaatttggagtacacaaatcggtggatccgatttgtgtactccaaattttttaaattttttcaacacaaatcggtgggtccgatttgtgtactccaactttttaaaattttttcaacacAAATCGGtaggtccgatttgtgtactcccatagttttgaaaaacacaaaaaatcacCATGTTAAAGTATAACACCTATTTTACTaccatatcaaaattttttagccCTTTTCTTCTAGTACccataaaaataagtaaataaataaataaataaaattgttgtCACAATAAATGGAAAGCATAGTTTGCACGGCATTCACTGTAAATCGTTGACCTCAGAAAAACAATCTCATGTGGGAAGAAAAGAAGGGTTTAGAACAAGAACGTGAACTCACAGCATTCTCCCTTCAAAATCGATCGTGACCCTTCAACCGATCCTTCAAACTACTCGTCAACTTAGCTCAAATCCCCTCTTTTCCCATCTGGGTTCccttcaaaatttgatttttccaattcaattcacttcctcctcctcctattCTTCCTGCTCTGTTTCCCCTGTTTCTGTTTGATTCACAGCATGTTTTGATATTTAGGTAAGTAAAcacttctttctctcttgaTTGTGCTGAatttggcattgtttttgttCACTGTCTCATTTTTGAGTTGCATTTCTCAAGTTTgtttctttatatttatttctttttgtttctattttcggTTTTATTTTGGATTAATGGCAATTTTGTTCATTGATTTATGGTTGTTTCTGTGAAAGGGTTTAACTTTCTTCTGTAATAATCGTAGTAAAGGGTTGCAAAATGTTTATGAAGATTCTATTTTATGAACTAATGTATGTTGAGTTGTGAGCTGTGTTTGTGACCCACACATTTCATTAGTAGTTTTGATGCTTTTTTTGATTGGCTTCTCTGAACAATAGTACAATACTATTGGAATTTTTGAGTTAGAGTTTGTTAGATGAAATTGGGAATTCCAGGAATGAAAATCAGTATTACTGAATTTTTGCTCCAATACGAATTTACTATTTAACGCTTGaaattcatttcattttttacaTGTTTCACACTTAAAAAACCTAGATCATTTTAAGCGCCGGATTTTGCTTCAAGTAGGCCCTAGGATTCTTGGAACGTTTGGATTCCAAGAGGATATCTAAATCGATCGATCATAGATGATTGTTATGGAACTTTCCTAGTTTGTCTACTATGCTTTCATAAGTTCATATGTTCTTGCTACTTGCTAGTACAGTCATGGTTAGGAACATCGAGCATTGAGCGCctaaatttgttattataatCACTCATTCTATGCAATAATTTTCTGTTTGCTCTTAAACCCTGGTGTATGTGATACCAAATATTGTTACCAATTTAGTTTGTAGTGAAAACACTCTTCCTATCTTAACTGTATTACTTAGCTTATTCCTTAGATGCATAAGAACAAGTTCTGATAGAGCTTCATGTCTTTGTTACTTGGTAATAGTAAACATGTTGCAAGTTTCCCATGCAGATTTTTTGTAATTACAGTATCTGTTACTTGCTGGATTCCAGTCATTTGATTCACAGTGAAGAACCCTTTTTGAATAATATTGTTATTTGGGATTGGCAATACccctttttagtttcttgggaTGCTATAGCCTATAGGCCATGTGCTGCTTTTCCCAAAGGCCTGTTTGGTAATCGTCATGAGACAATAATACCGAGACACAACACATGTTTGGAGAAGGATATAGATACAAAAGTAGGCAAAATGTTTCCGGACAAAATTTGTCAAATTTCTGTCAACTCAGAAACCGGGGATAGTAGAGATAGGGACAGGgaccttttctttttctgtccTGTCTCTGTCTCTATTGTCTCAATGTTTCTGAATATTTTGTCCTAAGACACTTATCAAACACAATTTAGAATTTATATTACCCCTTTTGCCATCCCAATCTTTAGAAAGAACTCATTTGTCTTGGCTGTGAATTATAATATATACTTTAGGGAGTGAGTGGAAATTACATATATGAGATGAGCACTACAtcctgattttttttttcctcataAATTTTCTGTATGTTGGGAAACCTATGTTTATAGGAACGTAAGATTAGATTTGGAGTATCTCTGAAGAAGTTATTTTGATATTCTAAGTTCTAAGATGTTAACTTTGGATTTGCGGATATTCACTTGATCTCCCCTGTGTTGTGTAGGTATGTATGCATGTTTTTAGGAAACTTTCTTTCATAATTTGGCCATGGCATGTGTTAGAAATGCTTGGAAAATGATGTAAATCTCTTGGTCTGATTGATGTTTCTATTTCAAACCCTTAAGTTCCAATGACGGTATTAAGCTATGTTCATGCTATTATAATGCTATGATGTTGAGGTCTTATGATTACAAGATGGGGATAACTATAGACTATAGTTACAAAATTTTTCGCTTAAATTTTATGAAACACATATATAGTAAAGTAAGCATAATTTTACAGGCATATACATTCCTGAAGTCATTATCAAAATTTGGATTGAGATAGatgtttgcttttttttttatcagatAAACTAAGTCCCGATAGTCCTACTTTTATATGCCTgattattaactaataaatttttagttaattttttttattattcaagaGAATGCAGGTTCCTTCATTTttctgttattattattatgcaatTTGATTGTGTTCCTTTGACAGGCTGCGGATTATAGCAATGTCAGTCGTGCCGGTTGATAGCATCCCTTCGTTGAATAGTGATCTCTTCTACGACATATTACGACGTCTTGATGGCCCTACCCTGGCTAGTGCAGCATGTACCTGTGCAGCATTTTGTTCCATTTCAAAAGAAGAAAGTTTGTGGGAGAATGTGTGTTCATCTGTGTGGCCTGCAACCAACAGGGAAGATATCAAAAGCTTAATATCATCCATGGGGGGATTCAGAAAGTTTTATGCGGATTGTTTCCCACTTATAGTAAACAAGGAAGTCGCGGATTATCAAGAGAAGAACTTTCTTGAGTACCCGGATGATTGGACCGAGGCAGAATACTATGGTGATATGAATGAGTTCGAAAGCCTCTCTCCATCGGATTTCGTCTCTATAGTCGATATCAGATTTAAGGATAAGGCAATCTGCTCGAAAGTTCAATGGGGTGTCGGAGTTCCAAATGCTAATGGATATGATGGTTGGTTCTACAACTGCCCCTTTAGGATTGATCTCCTCACATATAGAGACGATGATAACAATGATGGTGTGGTTACCCTCTCAGTATCCGATGGTTTGCCACCGATTACATCAATGGAACGAGAAAGGAAAGATGGGAAACTTTGGCAAGAGCTTTTCGACGGTCTCCAATTAAGTTGGATCATGGTGAACCGTAAAATGAAGCAAGCTGCCAATCTTGCTAGCTGGAGACCTCTTGGCGGCCAAAGGCATTGGCCGAC
This sequence is a window from Arachis duranensis cultivar V14167 chromosome 2, aradu.V14167.gnm2.J7QH, whole genome shotgun sequence. Protein-coding genes within it:
- the LOC107475778 gene encoding F-box protein At2g27310; protein product: MSVVPVDSIPSLNSDLFYDILRRLDGPTLASAACTCAAFCSISKEESLWENVCSSVWPATNREDIKSLISSMGGFRKFYADCFPLIVNKEVADYQEKNFLEYPDDWTEAEYYGDMNEFESLSPSDFVSIVDIRFKDKAICSKVQWGVGVPNANGYDGWFYNCPFRIDLLTYRDDDNNDGVVTLSVSDGLPPITSMERERKDGKLWQELFDGLQLSWIMVNRKMKQAANLASWRPLGGQRHWPTDNDFVIRFGSVLPATDILPSQVVECILIMKFRVVNTEEDGVGTKVKLTELSMQLEDMEGAHVNGRNSLLILKEALSCRRSKNYSEVLESCHMYSKVQSELKEEKMRNESRLDRLCILSGIAAFMTFWYCVL